The genomic interval GGTCGAGTGGAGCGAGGGATCGTGAGAGTGGGCGACGAGGTGGAGATCATAGGGATACGGCCCACGCAGAAGACGGTGGTCACCGGAGTGGAGATGTTCCGTAAGATCTTGGACGAGGGTCGCGCGGGGGACAACATAGGGGTGTTGTTGCGCGGGACGAAGCGGGACGAGGTGGAGCGGGGCCAGGTAGTGGCGTTGCCGGGGTCGATCACGCCGCACACGAAGTTCAAGGCGGAGGTGTACGTATTGGCGAAGGAAGAAGGTGGTCGCCACACGCCGTTTTGCAACGGATACCGGCCGCAGTTTTACTTTCGGACGACGGACGTGACTGGAGTAGTGACGTTGCCCGAGGGAGTGGAGATGGTGATGCCGGGAGACAACGTGAGCGTCGAAGTGAACCTGATCATGCCCATCGCCATGGAGAAAGAGCTTCGTTTTGCGATCCGCGAAGGCGGCCGGACGGTCGGCGCCGGCGTCATCAGCGACATTATTGAGTAGAGGTGAATGAGAGATATCGTTACGTTGGCGTGTACGGAATGCAAGCAACGCAACTACACGACCACAAGAAACAAGAGACGCACGCCGGACAAACTGGAATTCAAAAAGTTTTGCCGGTTCTGTCGAATTCATACGGTTCATAAAGAAACGAAGTAGAGCTGTCGAAAGAGTGGTGGAGTAGACGCAGCAGGCCAGTAGCTCTAACGGCTAGAGCACCGGACTCCAAATCCGGGTGATGGGGGTTCGAATCCCTCCTGGCCTGCCACTTTTGCACATTTGCCGAATCAGAATGAGACCGTGATCCATGGCCAAGCCTAAGAACAACAACGAAAAAAGCTCCACAAAAAGCGTGCGGAAGCCTTCTGAAGCCAACTCCGTTGCAGCACGGACAAGCGGCGGCGAAGTGTCGGACCAAAACGGCGCGAACAACAAAAAGGAGAAAGGCCAGGTTAAGGCATCCGCCAAGCGGGCGAAGCCAGGGCCCGCAAAGCCCAATTTCATCGACAAAGCCAGGCACTTTTTACGAGAGGTCAAGATCGAGCTGAAAAAGGTGACGTGGCCTTCACGAAAGGAAGCGGCCGGAACTACGGCTGTCGTCCTTGTATTAGTGGCCATTCTATCCATTTATCTGGGTATTGTGGATGCGGGTTTGACCTCGGCACTGACCAGCCTTATGCGCTAGAAGCAGTGTATGGAAATGAATTGGTACATCATTCATACCTATTCGGGATATGAGAACAAGGTGAAGGTGGCCTTGGAGGAACGGATTCGGATGTTTCATATGGAGGAGTATTTCGACCGTGTTCTCGTACCGACCGAGCAGGTAGTCGAGCTCGTGAAAGGGGAACGCAAGACCTCTTCCAGGAAGTTTTATCCCGGTTACGTCCTGATTCGGATGGTGATGAACGAAGATTCTTGGCACCTCGTAAAAGATACTCCTAAAGTGTCCGGTTTTATTGGGGACGGAAGTCTTCCTATTGCGATCCCGGAAGCGGAAGCCCTCGCCATTTTGTCGCAAATGGAGAAGGGCACCGTTCAGCCAAAGCCCAAATATGCGTTCGCGGAAGGTGACGAGGTCCGTGTCATTGACGGTCCTTTCTCGAATTTTACGGGCATTGTCGAGGAGGTAAAGGCGGATAAAGCAAAGCTTCGTGTGCTCATTAGTATTTTCGGAAGGGCTACGCCCGTTGAACTGGAATTTATCCAAGTGACCAAGATCTGACCAGACTTTCGAGAGGCTGATAAAGCGGATCGGGAGCATTCGCCTTATGAGGGCGAAGTAGTGCGGCGATAGACGAGCTTAACACAAATGGAAAATCGAGACGGATGTCGAACCGCGCGGTGATATAGCAAGGAGTAAACGCATATGGCTAAAAAAGTGATTGCAAACATCAAGCTCCAGGTACCCGGCGGTCAGGCAAACCCATCGCCGCCCATCGGCCCGGCGTTGGGTCAGCATGGGGTCAACATAATGGACTTCTGTAAGGCGTTCAACGCCCGAACCAAAAATCAGGAGGGCGTCATCACACCGGTGGTCATTACGGTGTACGCCGATCGATCGTTTACCTTCATAACCAAGACGCCCCCGGTGAGCATACTGCTGAAGCAGGCGGCGGGCGTGGCTAAGGGGTCCCCGGAGCCCAATCGGGAAAGGGTGGGGAAAGTTACAATCGCTCAGGTGGAAGAAATCGCCAAACAGAAGATGCCGGACCTAAACGCTGTAAACCTCGAGGGAGCCGTCAGAATCGTCAAGGGCACCGCCAGAAGTATGGGCATTGAGGTCGGTTAAAGATAAGTCTTCGGAGTTGAGGCTATGCCAAAAACAGGAAAGAAATTTCAATCAGCCAGGGAAAAGGTAGACAGAACCAAGAAGTATACGTTCGAAGAGGGACTGGAACTCGCTCTGATGACTCGATACGCCCGGTTTGACGAGTCCGTGGATATAGCCGTGCGCCTGGGCGTCGATCCCCGTCATGCGGATCAGATGGTCCGAGGCACGGTGGTGCTTCCTCACGGCACGGGAAAGATGGCGCGAGTACTGGTCTTTGCTAAAGGTGAAAAAGAAAAAGAGGCCCAGGACGCGGGCGCCGACTATGTAGGCTCGGATGAGCTGGTCGAGAAGATCAAGGAGGGATGGCTCGAATTCGACAAGGCCGTGGCTACTCCCGACATGATGGGCGCTGTGGGTAAATTGGGTCGTATACTGGGCCCGAGGGGTTTGATGCCCAACGCAAAAGTCGGAACGGTGACTTTTGATGTGGGACGCGCCGTGAAGGAACTCAAGGCTGGAAAGATTGAATTCCGGGTGGATCGGACAGGGGTGGTTCATGCGCCGATGGGAAAGACCTCGTTTGGATCCGAGAAGCTGCGAGAAAATCTTGCATCCTTTCTTGACGTGATTATGAGAGCGAAACCTTCGAGCAGTAAGGGCACTTACTTGAAAAGCGTCGCCATATCGACCACCATGGGTCCCGGCATCAAAATCGATCCCAACGACATACGCGTACTCACAAAAGCGTAGGCGCCCGGCTGGACAGGAGGTTTGGACCATTGAAACGTGAAAAAAAAGAAGAGGTCGTAGCGGAGATGCGGGATGTTCTCGCCCGCACTCGAATGGCCATATTGGCGGATTACAAAGGATTGAACGTCGAGTCGATCACTCAAATCCGCAACAGCCTCAGGGATGCAGGTATAGAATTCCGTGTCGTCAAGAACACCTTGGCGAGGCTGGCGAGTAAAGAGACCAACATTGAGAAATTGAATCCTTTTCTCAAAGGGCCGTCAGCCCTCGTCTTGAGTTATGATGACGTGGTGGCTCCTGCCAAGGTGATGGCCGAATTCACCAAGAAGTACCAGCGCCTGCAGATCAAGGCGGGTCTGCTTGAAGGTAAGGTGCTCACGCAGCAGGAAATCGGAGACCTGGCCAAACTTCCCAGTCGGGAAGTGCTGCTCTCCAAGCTGCTGTCCGCCATGAACGGTGTTCCGGGCGGTTTTGTACGTCTACTCGCCAACGTTCTACAGACATTCATGGGCACGTTGACCGCTATTCGTGACCAGAAAGAGAGCGCGCAGTAAACCTGGCGGCGAAAGCAGTTGTGAATAGACACACATCGCGGTTGGTGCCGGATATGTAATAAACCAAGGAGGATATGACCATGGCAGCCAATATAAGCAAGCAGGACGTGATCGATTTCATTTCCAATATGAGTGTTCTCGAACTCTCGGAAATGATCAAGGAGTTGGAGAACAAGTTCGGAGTTACCGCAGCAGCTCCCGTGGCTATGATGGCCGCAGCTCCGGGTGGAGAAGGAGCCGCTGCCGCTGAAGAAGAAAAGACTGAGTTTGATGTCGTTCTGACCGTTATCGGCGAGAAGAAAATCCAAGTCATCAAAGTCGTTCGCGCGATCACCGGGTTGGGACTCAAGGAAGCCAAAGATCTGGTTGAAAAGGCGCCGCAAGCGGTAAAAGAAGGAGTGGTCAAGGAAGAAGCAGAGGACATCAAGAAACAGCTGGAAGAAGCTGGTGCTCAGGCAGAGATCAAGTAAACACATGTAACTCGTCCCTGAAAGCGGGGTCGGAACAGCTTGTTGCACCCTCATATATCATAGGATCGACTACGCAATCCGATTAACGGCGTGCCCTTTTTCGTCAGTGGAATCCGGGCTGGGCAGGAATCATCGACAGCAGTGTCGTGAGGTTTTTCTCAATGGGTCTTCTCGATCGTTTCTGCGAGACCTCAAATGCCGGGAATTCATGATCATGAGGAACGTCCAGACGATCAGATCTTCCTTTTCTCTCTTCCGCACAGGCTGGCGTATCGAGTCTAGCGCGTAAAGTCTCTTGTCTCCAAAAGGGACAAGAGACCTTCATATCGGACAAACACATATATATCCAACACTTAGAAAAGGATACCGATATATGTTGCTTGATGGCCGTTTGGTCCGGAAAA from Deltaproteobacteria bacterium carries:
- the rpmG gene encoding 50S ribosomal protein L33, with amino-acid sequence MRDIVTLACTECKQRNYTTTRNKRRTPDKLEFKKFCRFCRIHTVHKETK
- the secE gene encoding preprotein translocase subunit SecE, with amino-acid sequence MAKPKNNNEKSSTKSVRKPSEANSVAARTSGGEVSDQNGANNKKEKGQVKASAKRAKPGPAKPNFIDKARHFLREVKIELKKVTWPSRKEAAGTTAVVLVLVAILSIYLGIVDAGLTSALTSLMR
- the nusG gene encoding transcription termination/antitermination protein NusG, which translates into the protein MEMNWYIIHTYSGYENKVKVALEERIRMFHMEEYFDRVLVPTEQVVELVKGERKTSSRKFYPGYVLIRMVMNEDSWHLVKDTPKVSGFIGDGSLPIAIPEAEALAILSQMEKGTVQPKPKYAFAEGDEVRVIDGPFSNFTGIVEEVKADKAKLRVLISIFGRATPVELEFIQVTKI
- the rplK gene encoding 50S ribosomal protein L11, with product MAKKVIANIKLQVPGGQANPSPPIGPALGQHGVNIMDFCKAFNARTKNQEGVITPVVITVYADRSFTFITKTPPVSILLKQAAGVAKGSPEPNRERVGKVTIAQVEEIAKQKMPDLNAVNLEGAVRIVKGTARSMGIEVG
- a CDS encoding 50S ribosomal protein L1, which produces MPKTGKKFQSAREKVDRTKKYTFEEGLELALMTRYARFDESVDIAVRLGVDPRHADQMVRGTVVLPHGTGKMARVLVFAKGEKEKEAQDAGADYVGSDELVEKIKEGWLEFDKAVATPDMMGAVGKLGRILGPRGLMPNAKVGTVTFDVGRAVKELKAGKIEFRVDRTGVVHAPMGKTSFGSEKLRENLASFLDVIMRAKPSSSKGTYLKSVAISTTMGPGIKIDPNDIRVLTKA
- a CDS encoding 50S ribosomal protein L10, which produces MKREKKEEVVAEMRDVLARTRMAILADYKGLNVESITQIRNSLRDAGIEFRVVKNTLARLASKETNIEKLNPFLKGPSALVLSYDDVVAPAKVMAEFTKKYQRLQIKAGLLEGKVLTQQEIGDLAKLPSREVLLSKLLSAMNGVPGGFVRLLANVLQTFMGTLTAIRDQKESAQ
- the rplL gene encoding 50S ribosomal protein L7/L12 — translated: MSKQDVIDFISNMSVLELSEMIKELENKFGVTAAAPVAMMAAAPGGEGAAAAEEEKTEFDVVLTVIGEKKIQVIKVVRAITGLGLKEAKDLVEKAPQAVKEGVVKEEAEDIKKQLEEAGAQAEIK